A region of Faecalibacterium taiwanense DNA encodes the following proteins:
- the fabD gene encoding ACP S-malonyltransferase: MKLAVLYAGQGAQHPGMGKEFYEGSPAFRAAFDSAELDFDLHRVCFEDPDGLLNQTEYTQPCMVAFACGVTAVLAQQGVKPAYVAGLSLGEYSALEAAGVFTAKQAIELAAYRGKAMAEAAKGIDCGMTAVLNLDRQALAACCEQAAQLGCVQICNYNCPGQLVIGGEKAAVDKAAALAKEAGARRCIPLKVSGPFHTRLMAPAGDALAKRFASEPFGEMQVPVLFNCLGREKAEQDSIPALLVKQVQSSVYMEDTLHRLGELGVDHILEVGPGSALAGFVKKTLPGVVCASVETPEQLSAALTAWKEEL; the protein is encoded by the coding sequence ATGAAGCTTGCCGTTTTATATGCCGGTCAGGGGGCACAGCACCCCGGCATGGGCAAAGAATTTTACGAAGGCTCTCCCGCGTTCCGGGCGGCATTTGACAGTGCAGAGCTGGACTTCGATCTGCACCGCGTCTGCTTTGAGGACCCGGACGGCCTTTTGAATCAGACCGAATACACCCAGCCCTGCATGGTGGCCTTTGCCTGCGGCGTGACCGCAGTGCTGGCCCAGCAGGGCGTGAAACCCGCTTATGTGGCCGGGCTTTCGCTGGGCGAATACTCCGCGCTGGAAGCTGCCGGGGTGTTCACCGCAAAGCAGGCTATCGAGCTGGCCGCTTACCGCGGCAAAGCCATGGCCGAAGCTGCAAAGGGCATCGACTGCGGCATGACCGCCGTGCTGAACCTTGACCGGCAGGCACTTGCAGCCTGCTGTGAGCAGGCTGCACAGCTCGGCTGTGTGCAGATCTGCAACTACAACTGCCCGGGTCAGCTGGTCATCGGCGGCGAGAAAGCCGCTGTGGACAAAGCCGCCGCACTGGCCAAAGAAGCCGGTGCCCGCCGCTGCATCCCGCTCAAGGTGAGCGGCCCGTTCCACACCCGTCTCATGGCCCCCGCCGGGGATGCACTGGCAAAGCGTTTTGCGTCTGAGCCCTTTGGCGAGATGCAGGTGCCGGTGCTGTTCAACTGCCTTGGCCGTGAAAAAGCTGAGCAGGACAGCATCCCCGCCCTGCTCGTGAAGCAGGTGCAGAGCAGCGTTTACATGGAAGATACGCTCCACCGCCTCGGTGAGCTGGGCGTAGACCATATTCTGGAAGTTGGCCCGGGCAGTGCTCTGGCTGGCTTTGTGAAAAAGACCCTGCCCGGCGTGGTCTGCGCTTCGGTGGAGACCCCGGAGCAGCTGAGCGCCGCACTGACAGCATGGAAGGAAGAGCTATGA